From the bacterium genome, one window contains:
- a CDS encoding glycosyltransferase, producing the protein MPALTVAITTFNRARYLERAIRSVLAQEFADFELLILDNSSTDGTDELIRSIQDRRLRHIRHAPCNISRSRNIGVREAAGGLLAFLDDDDEWLPNKLHHQAAVFRSGDDRLGLVYGGFVRFDDRGREFEMHRPVLEGRVLLPLLWQKDAFTGSASNPVLRTAIVRRLGGYDEGLTTSEDWELYLRLAEQYDVKYVPDVVLRIRRHTGARLGDRIDDARKLEEHVLERYGRMMPPGLRGFYLRKIGGKLCRSGRTREGRRRILEAVKTSPFNPGGYAQFGLSFLGGGAYRRVHTWYKRLA; encoded by the coding sequence ATGCCGGCGCTCACGGTCGCGATTACGACGTTCAACCGGGCACGGTACCTTGAACGCGCGATCCGCAGCGTCCTGGCCCAGGAGTTCGCGGACTTCGAACTGCTCATCCTCGATAACTCCTCGACGGACGGGACCGACGAGCTGATTCGCAGTATTCAGGACCGGCGACTTCGCCACATCAGGCACGCGCCGTGCAACATTTCGCGATCGAGGAACATCGGTGTCCGGGAGGCGGCCGGCGGGCTGCTGGCGTTCCTGGACGACGACGACGAGTGGCTGCCTAACAAGCTCCACCACCAGGCCGCCGTCTTCCGGAGCGGCGACGATCGGCTGGGGCTGGTGTACGGCGGATTTGTCAGGTTCGACGATCGCGGGCGGGAGTTTGAGATGCACCGACCGGTTCTGGAGGGCCGGGTGCTGCTGCCGCTGTTGTGGCAGAAGGATGCGTTTACGGGATCCGCGTCCAACCCGGTGCTGCGGACCGCGATCGTCCGCCGCCTTGGCGGCTACGACGAGGGCTTGACGACCTCCGAGGACTGGGAACTCTACCTCAGGCTGGCGGAGCAGTACGACGTGAAGTACGTCCCCGACGTAGTTCTGCGGATCCGCCGGCACACCGGAGCACGGCTGGGCGACCGGATCGACGATGCCCGGAAGCTCGAGGAACATGTGCTCGAACGGTACGGCCGGATGATGCCCCCTGGGCTCCGCGGCTTCTATCTGAGGAAGATCGGCGGCAAGTTGTGCCGGAGCGGGCGCACGCGCGAAGGGCGCCGCCGCATCCTCGAGGCCGTCAAGACTAGCCCGTTCAACCCGGGTGGGTACGCGCAATTCGGGCTGTCCTTCCTCGGCGGCGGCGCCTACCGGCGCGTGCACACGTGGTACAAGCGGCTTGCTTGA